Below is a genomic region from Candidatus Omnitrophota bacterium.
GACCCGGGGCCTTCTGATGGGTACCGGAGGTAAAGGATCTACTAAACTGAGCAAAGTCCGCTTGCTTCGCCGGATCTCCATCTTTACAACCAATTGAACTACTTGGAGTTCTGCGGTGCGGCGGGCGACAACGCTGGGCAGTTGATAACTATGATTAAAAAGGCAAAAATTAATTGGCCAATATAAAAAAGCAGAAATTCATAAGAGGTTAAGGCAGGTAGAATATTTTAAACATAGGAGGAAAGATATGTTTAAGAAAATAGGGGTTTTTATCTTCTCAGGGTTATTACTTTTAAATTTGTGTGGTTGTTTTCTGTTAGTAGCAGGGGCTGTAGGTGGTGTTGGCACAGCAGTTTGGCTCTCCGGAAAATTAACTCAGCAGTTTAACGCTCCTTATGATCGGACAATAAAAGCTACTGAATTGGCTTTGAGGTCTTTTGATTTTGAAATAGCAAAGCAAGCAAAGGAAACCAATGTTACAACGTTTAGAAGCCACTATACTGATGGCAAAGAAATCTGGGTTGATGTTAGGAAAATCACTGATACTTCTACAAAGGTAGAGGTTCGTGTGGGTGGGGTGAGCGCAGACAAAGAAGCCTGCACTAAAATTCTAGATAGAATAAAAAGTTATCTATAAATTATTTTTTTCGGCCATAAAAAGATTTAAAAAGGAGAAATAGTATGGGGAAAGTTGTTAATTTGTCTCTACTTACTATTTTTATTTTGGTTGGTTGCAGCCAGAAAGATGACTTATTTTCTGGTACACGAACACAATATTATTCAGCAAAATATGTTGAAGCTGAAAATCCTTCGCAAGCTGCTTATAGAGGCAAATGGTCTGTGGAAAGAAGCGGTTATGA
It encodes:
- a CDS encoding DUF3568 family protein, producing MFKKIGVFIFSGLLLLNLCGCFLLVAGAVGGVGTAVWLSGKLTQQFNAPYDRTIKATELALRSFDFEIAKQAKETNVTTFRSHYTDGKEIWVDVRKITDTSTKVEVRVGGVSADKEACTKILDRIKSYL